A section of the Oryzias melastigma strain HK-1 linkage group LG2, ASM292280v2, whole genome shotgun sequence genome encodes:
- the LOC112156840 gene encoding lymphocyte antigen 6D yields MRAAVSFILLLIALHQGEALECNFCFSTGGELCTPTSTQICSRNQNACAAVIFQGALNRSFRQCMNMAVCQGYISTPGILASCCSTDLCN; encoded by the exons ATGAGAGCTGCAGTGAGCTTCATCCTTCTCCTGATAGCTTTGCATCAAG gTGAGGCTCTGGAATGTAACTTCTGCTTCTCCACTGGAGGGGAACTGTGCACCCCCACCAGCACGCAGATCTgctccagaaaccaaaatgccTGTGCTGCCGTCATTTTCCAAGGAGCTCTGA ACCGTTCGTTTCGTCAGTGCATGAACATGGCGGTGTGTCAGGGATACATCTCCACTCCTGGGATTCTGGCTTCATGCTGCAGCACTGACCTCTGTAACTGA